In the genome of Acidimicrobiia bacterium, the window GCCATCGAATTGCTGGTGACGGTTCAATAGGCGACACTATGTATTTCTCTATGTTGAAAGAGGAATGGCCTCGAAAGCGAAAAAAACTCGAAGAAAGAATTGCGTTGTATTTAGATTAAAAAAATATTTCTACTTATTCAGATAGATCAACAATATGGGGTCTATGACCGCAAGCGACAACAATTTTTTCTAATGACTGTCCATTGAAAAAGATAGAAGCTGTATTGTCATTGGGGTGAAATCCAATTTGGACAGCTCCTAAAATATTGCTGTCTAAAACAACTTCCATTTCTTTTGCGTTTTCATTTAACAAACCAAAAACAGATACCGAACCTGGAGTTACTCCAAGTTTTTCCATCAACATTTCGGGTTTGGCAAATGACAAACTTTTTGTTTCAAGTAAAGTCGCAATTCTCTTAGTATTGAGTCTTGTAAGCCCGTGCATAACAACCATAATGTAACGACCAGCTTTGTCATAAAGAACCAGGTTTTTTGTTGGA includes:
- a CDS encoding prolyl-tRNA synthetase associated domain-containing protein translates to MEFKDKVLDLLTELEIEYSWIDHPAVFTVSESMEHMDDKCPTKNLVLYDKAGRYIMVVMHGLTRLNTKRIATLLETKSLSFAKPEMLMEKLGVTPGSVSVFGLLNENAKEMEVVLDSNILGAVQIGFHPNDNTASIFFNGQSLEKIVVACGHRPHIVDLSE